Part of the Virgibacillus natechei genome is shown below.
TTGTTTGTTAAAGGCGAGGAAATTTTCTTGAATGAAATGGCGCCCCGTCCACATAATTCCGGTCATTATACGATTGAAGCATGTAATATTTCACAATTTACACAACATATTCGTGCGATTTGTGGACTCCCGTTAACGCCTATCAAATTATTGCAGCCCGCTACAATGGTCAATATTTTGGGTGAGGATCTGGATGGTGTACAAAAAGCAATGGCAAAAAACGGGGATGGATTTGTTCATTTATATGGAAAAGAGGAAGCCAAAGAGAAGCGGAAAATGGGACATATTACGTTTATCGCAGAAACAAAAGAAGAACTAACCCAGCAAATAACTAGATTCGAGGAGGGGAAACAATGATTGAACGGTATAGTCGAGAGGAAATGGCGTCCATATGGACAGAAGAAAACAAATTCAAAGCATGGCTAGAGGTTGAAATTCTTGCTTGTGAGGCGTGGAGTGAGCTTGGAATAATCCCAGCTGAAGACGTGAAAGAACTTCGTGACAAGGCTTCTTTTGACCTTAATCGAATTTATGAAATCGAAGAAGAAACGAGGCATGACGTTGTGGCGTTTACACGTGCAGTGTCTGAAACATTGGGCGAGGAACGAAAATGGGTGCATTATGGGTTAACTTCCACAGATGTGGTCGATACGGCCCTCTCTTATCAATTGAAACAAGCAAACGAAATTATTCGTAAAGACCTCACAAGTTTCATTGAAATTTTAAAAAACAAAGCAATGGAACATCAGCATACTGTTATGATGGGGCGTACACACGGCGTACATGCTGAACCGACAACATTCGGATTAAAGCTTGCATTATGGTATGAAGAAATGAAACGGAATTTGGATCGATTTGAAGCAGCTGCGAAAAATGTAGAATTTGGCAAGCTTTCTGGAGCGGTGGGTACCTATGCCAACATCGACCCATTTGTTGAACAATATGTTTGTGAAAAGCTTGGAACAACACCAGCACCAGTATCTACGCAGACACTACAGCGTGACCGTCACGCCGCATATGTGTCAGCTCTGGCATTAATCGCAACATCCGTTGAAAAATTTGCAACAGAAATTCGCAACCTGCAAAAAACAGAAACCCGTGAAGTAGAGGAACAATTCGCGAAAGGGCAAAAAGGTTCATCAGCCATGCCGCATAAACGCAATCCGATCGGCTCAGAGAATATGACCGGAATGGCGCGTGTAATCCGTGGATACATGATGACAGCTTATGAAAATGTTTCTCTATGGCATGAACGTGATATCTCGCATTCATCAGCTGAGCGGATTATTTTACCAGATGCGACGATTGCGTTGAACTACATGTTGAACCGGTTTAGCAGGATTGTCGATAATCTTACTGTTTTCCCGGAAAATATGAAACGGAATATGGACAGAACACATGGCGTGATTTTCTCACAACGTGTATTACTTACATTAATTGATAACGGAATGGCTCGAGAAGATGCATACGATATTGTTCAGCCAAAAGCGATGGAAGCATGGGAGACAGCAACGCATTTCAAACAGCTGGTGGAAGCAGATGAACAAATTACGGCAAAACTCACGCAAGAAGCGATTGATGAATGCTTCGACTATACGTATCATTTAAAAAATGTGGACGAAATCTTTAACCGAATCGGACTATAATAAGTGTTTAAAAAGGAGGATAAAAAGGACCGAGAAGTTCAAGGCGGCGTAGTTTCGAGCAACGGAATGTATGCATTTAGATACATGAGTAGCGGAGAAACAAGCCAACGAAGAAATTCGAAGTGTCATTTTTACCGGACTTTTTGAACAACTACTAACGCGAGGTGAATAATATGAAGGAAGCCCTTTTGTACGAAGGCAAGGCGAAACAGGTTTACGAGGCGAAAAATAAACCCGGACAACTGGTTTTATCCTATAAAAATGATGCTACCGCTTTTAATGGTGAGAAAAAGGAAGTATTTTCTGGAAAAGGAAGACTGAATAACGAAATAGCTGCACGTATTTTTCCGTTTCTTCATGAGAAAGGGATTGATACCCACTTCATTGAGCGGTTGAATGAAACAGAGCAGCTGGTTCATCAAACAGAGATTATACCAATTGAAGTGGTTGTTCGTAATCTTGCAACTGGAAGTATTACAAAGCGATTAGGAATTGAAGAAAAAACATCCTTCAATCCTCCCTTAATCGAGTTGTTTTACAAGGATGATGCCCTTGATGACCCGCTAATCAATGATGAACATGCACTATTTCTAAGTAATGTTACGCCATCGGAACTGGGTGAGATTAAAGCACAAGCGATGGAGATCAATAAAAGCCTAAGCGCACTATTTGAAACGATAGCTATTACCTTGGTCGATTTCAAGCTGGAATTTGGACGTAAGGCAAACGGATGCCTTGTCCTCGCTGATGAGATTTCCCCAGATACATGCAGATTGTGGGATGTCAACACACAGGAAAAATTGGATAAGGATGTTTTCCGTCAAGGGACAGGCGACTTAATCGAGGTATATGAGGAAATTCTGCAACGATTACAAGACGTAAAATAATCAATCAAAATCGAGGGGGAACCAGGTTTGATGAAGAATAATAATGTGCAGCCAGAACAGATCGAGCGTGAAAAGTTATACGAGGACATGGGGCTGAGTGATCAAGAATATAGCAAGGTAAAAGATGTGTTAAAACGTCTTCCTAATTATACGGAAACAGGTATATTTTCAGTAATGTGGTCAGAGCATTGTAGTTATAAAACGTCGAAACCGCTATTAAAAAAGTTCCCCACAACAGCACCACATGTGTTACAAGGGCCTGGAGAGGGCGCAGGTGTCATTGATATCGGTGATAACCAAGCGGTTGTATTTAAACTTGAGAGTCATAATAGTCCGTCGGCAGTGGAACCGTTTGAAGGTGCTGCAACCGGTGTTGGCGGGATTCTCCGCGATGTGTTTTCAATGGGAGCGAAGCCAATAGCTGCACTGAATTCCTTACGATTTGGTAATT
Proteins encoded:
- the purB gene encoding adenylosuccinate lyase, whose protein sequence is MIERYSREEMASIWTEENKFKAWLEVEILACEAWSELGIIPAEDVKELRDKASFDLNRIYEIEEETRHDVVAFTRAVSETLGEERKWVHYGLTSTDVVDTALSYQLKQANEIIRKDLTSFIEILKNKAMEHQHTVMMGRTHGVHAEPTTFGLKLALWYEEMKRNLDRFEAAAKNVEFGKLSGAVGTYANIDPFVEQYVCEKLGTTPAPVSTQTLQRDRHAAYVSALALIATSVEKFATEIRNLQKTETREVEEQFAKGQKGSSAMPHKRNPIGSENMTGMARVIRGYMMTAYENVSLWHERDISHSSAERIILPDATIALNYMLNRFSRIVDNLTVFPENMKRNMDRTHGVIFSQRVLLTLIDNGMAREDAYDIVQPKAMEAWETATHFKQLVEADEQITAKLTQEAIDECFDYTYHLKNVDEIFNRIGL
- the purC gene encoding phosphoribosylaminoimidazolesuccinocarboxamide synthase is translated as MKEALLYEGKAKQVYEAKNKPGQLVLSYKNDATAFNGEKKEVFSGKGRLNNEIAARIFPFLHEKGIDTHFIERLNETEQLVHQTEIIPIEVVVRNLATGSITKRLGIEEKTSFNPPLIELFYKDDALDDPLINDEHALFLSNVTPSELGEIKAQAMEINKSLSALFETIAITLVDFKLEFGRKANGCLVLADEISPDTCRLWDVNTQEKLDKDVFRQGTGDLIEVYEEILQRLQDVK